CCGTTTCGCGGAGCACTTGTTGCCACGCGGTGCGCTCGGCCGGGGCCAAGATTAAGTCGACAATATGGAATCCCTGCAGCGAATAGAGAAGTGGCTCCGCTGGTGACAACTCCTTCTGCATCCGCTCAGCCTCGGCGAACAGCGCCTCGGCTTCTTTTCGCCTGCCGGCTTGGTGCAGGGTTCCGGCCGCGGCGGCGCGCATGACCACTCTAAGACTTTCAACCTTACTCAAGTCCGCAAACTCGAAGGCTCGCTGGGCATCGACCACGGCTTGGTCCAATTGGCCCAGCGCTAATTCCAATTGGGCGAGATTGACGGAGCCGGTGGAAGCATGCTCCCATTCCTTCTTGCGGATCGTGCCATCTACTTCGATCCGCATTGGCTCGATTGCCTCCGTTAGTCTGCCGAGCGCCCGCAAACAGACAGCAGCTTGACCGAGCATCCACCCCCGATCTGGACCGCCGAGATTCGGCGAAACGCGGGTCCATGGCTCGTCAAAAAAGGCCGCGACCGCACCCAAAGTCGCACCAAATGCTCCAAGTTGCTTGATGCTATAGAAGCCTTTAGATCCGCCGCCTCGCAGGATCCGGTCAAAATAAACGTGGTCGCACGCCTCCTGCTGGCGCCCGGCCAGGCATCCGTGAACGACCGCTTGATACAGCGGCGCCAGTCCCGGCAACTCGTCGGGCCGATACGGCGTCGTCTTGCACAGGTGATCGAACAACCGCGAGTGGGCCTCGCGAAACGCGTCCGGCGACTGGTTGGCAAGTTGTTCCGCGAAGTACTCGCGGACCAGCGGATGGGCGTCGATCGCGGCTTCTCTGCCCGCTCCGGAGCGCGACAACAGATCAATCTCGACGAGCCGCGAAAGCGCCAGGTTCCATTGCGTTTCTTTCAGCCCGACGAGTCCGTCGGTCAATCTCGCCATCACCGGTTCGGCTCGTAGCGCCTCCAGGCAGTCGGCTGCAATCGGGCGGTCGAACAACCCCGTGAGCCGCAAGATCGCCAACTCCCGCTGCCGCTCCGGCCCGGCCGACTCAAACCATTTCTCGTAGGCGACCATCACCTTCAGCGCACTCCGCCCCTTGCTGCGCACTTCGTCGGCTTCGACGAAATGCACCTGCTTGTAGTGCCGAATGTCGCGATCGGGATACGCGTCGACAATGAACCGACCCAGCAGTTGCAACGTCAAGGCATGGCCGCCGGCGTCTTTCCAGGCTGCTTCCAACTCTTCGTCGGTCCCGACAATTCGTAGATGCCGCAACAGCCCGACGGCCGCTTCCTTGGGGAGACAATCAAGCTTCTGCTCCTCGGTCGTCGGCAAAGCCTCGACGTCCGTCAGATGCTCGCGCGTGGTGATGACGCATAGGCCGGGATTGTCCGCCGCCAGGCTTTGTACGAGGGCCTCGAGGGCCGGATCTTTGAGCCGACCCGCCATGCCTGCTTTGTCGGTCGGCGGATATTGCAACGGTTCGATGCCATCCAGCACCAACAGCGTGCGATGTTGCCGAACGAGCTTCGCCAGCCGCTCCCCCCGTTCCCATCCGCCGCCGACCGTCGGATCAGGATCGCCGAAAAACTTGAGCGCCTCGCTGATGAACAAGTCCGCCGAGGTCTGCCGCGATTCGCCGCTCCCCTGGCTATAGAACGACCAATCGAAGTAGCGTTCGACGTCACGCCATCCGACTTTCATGAACCGCTCGGCAACCCAGTGGGCGACCAGCGAGGTCTTGCCGACGCCCCCCCACGCAACAAGCGTGTAGAGGTTCAGGTTCCGATCGGCCCATGCCGCGTCCAACGCATCCAGCCACGTCTCCCGCCCGAACAGAATCGGCGGCGAATGCCGCAAGATCCGCGAAGCAGCGATCTGGCGATCCCTCACCCGCGACCCGGGCCGAAAATCGATCACGTCCCGATCGGCAAACCGGGCCGGGAGCTCGCAATCTTCGATCCAGATCGGCACGACCCGTTTCTGCAGGCTATCGGCAAAGGCGATTTC
Above is a window of Planctomycetia bacterium DNA encoding:
- a CDS encoding toll/interleukin-1 receptor domain-containing protein; this encodes MTDGAVTNRAEMRRAFISHSSPDDGYVAELEQFVRALGYDSVFNDVRSIVPDAQFWPEIERGIAASDALIVVITRASMKSPWVAQEIAFADSLQKRVVPIWIEDCELPARFADRDVIDFRPGSRVRDRQIAASRILRHSPPILFGRETWLDALDAAWADRNLNLYTLVAWGGVGKTSLVAHWVAERFMKVGWRDVERYFDWSFYSQGSGESRQTSADLFISEALKFFGDPDPTVGGGWERGERLAKLVRQHRTLLVLDGIEPLQYPPTDKAGMAGRLKDPALEALVQSLAADNPGLCVITTREHLTDVEALPTTEEQKLDCLPKEAAVGLLRHLRIVGTDEELEAAWKDAGGHALTLQLLGRFIVDAYPDRDIRHYKQVHFVEADEVRSKGRSALKVMVAYEKWFESAGPERQRELAILRLTGLFDRPIAADCLEALRAEPVMARLTDGLVGLKETQWNLALSRLVEIDLLSRSGAGREAAIDAHPLVREYFAEQLANQSPDAFREAHSRLFDHLCKTTPYRPDELPGLAPLYQAVVHGCLAGRQQEACDHVYFDRILRGGGSKGFYSIKQLGAFGATLGAVAAFFDEPWTRVSPNLGGPDRGWMLGQAAVCLRALGRLTEAIEPMRIEVDGTIRKKEWEHASTGSVNLAQLELALGQLDQAVVDAQRAFEFADLSKVESLRVVMRAAAAGTLHQAGRRKEAEALFAEAERMQKELSPAEPLLYSLQGFHIVDLILAPAERTAWQQVLRET